One genomic region from Candidatus Sericytochromatia bacterium encodes:
- a CDS encoding DNA adenine methylase encodes MPQAAIKNSAIQVRIPDAAPFVKWVGGKRSLLPQITGRLPARFNSYHEPFVGGGAVFFALQPVRAHLSDENAELVHTYQVIRDDVERLIRHLRGHRADEDYYYAIRALDVRQLDGIERASRLIFLNRTCFNGLYRVNSRGAFNVPFGRYKNPQICNEVGLRAASAALRGTGLAHQGYEQVLLRARRGDFIYFDPPYHPVSSTANFTGYTAGAFDARDQRQLAEVFRTLSLRGCKVMLSNSDTPYIQELYRDYLVEIVAAPRLVNRDASKRGPVNEVLVRNYRA; translated from the coding sequence ATGCCACAAGCCGCAATCAAAAATTCAGCAATTCAAGTTCGAATTCCTGATGCCGCACCATTTGTAAAATGGGTTGGAGGGAAGCGATCATTATTGCCTCAGATTACGGGGCGTCTTCCAGCTCGTTTTAATTCTTATCACGAGCCATTCGTTGGCGGCGGCGCGGTGTTTTTTGCGCTGCAACCGGTGCGGGCTCATCTTTCCGATGAAAACGCGGAATTGGTTCACACCTATCAGGTCATTCGCGATGATGTGGAGCGGTTGATTCGCCATTTGCGGGGCCATCGTGCGGACGAGGATTACTATTACGCCATTCGCGCCCTCGATGTGCGCCAGCTAGATGGCATCGAGCGCGCCTCGCGCCTGATCTTTCTCAACCGGACCTGCTTCAACGGCCTGTATCGTGTCAATTCGCGAGGCGCCTTCAACGTTCCCTTCGGTCGCTACAAGAATCCACAGATCTGCAACGAGGTGGGCTTGCGGGCTGCCTCGGCGGCCTTGCGCGGCACGGGGCTGGCACACCAGGGTTACGAGCAAGTTCTGTTGAGGGCCCGCCGCGGGGACTTCATCTATTTCGATCCCCCCTATCACCCGGTTTCCAGCACGGCGAATTTCACCGGCTACACGGCGGGGGCCTTCGATGCGCGGGATCAGCGCCAGCTGGCCGAGGTATTCCGCACGCTCTCCTTGCGAGGCTGCAAGGTGATGTTGAGCAACTCCGACACCCCTTACATTCAGGAGTTGTATCGGGATTACTTGGTGGAGATCGTGGCGGCCCCTCGCCTGGTCAACCGTGACGCGAGCAAGCGGGGGCCGGTCAACGAGGTACTCG
- a CDS encoding VOC family protein: MFLHVRLKVRDMARAIQFYTSHLGFSLRDNATSPRGSQLAFLTHPDSPTELELAYLPWDPDFQLPEDIFHLAFSVPRMDEALAALRAAGVKVTEEASPRRHGGFMAFIEDPDGYEIELLSEA; this comes from the coding sequence ATGTTTCTTCACGTGCGGCTCAAGGTTCGCGATATGGCGCGTGCGATCCAGTTTTACACGTCCCACCTGGGTTTCAGCCTGCGCGACAATGCCACGTCGCCCCGCGGTTCGCAACTCGCTTTCCTGACCCACCCGGACAGCCCGACCGAACTGGAACTGGCCTACCTGCCCTGGGATCCCGACTTTCAGCTGCCGGAGGACATCTTTCATCTGGCGTTTTCGGTCCCACGGATGGACGAGGCGCTGGCCGCCTTGCGTGCGGCCGGTGTGAAGGTCACGGAGGAAGCCAGTCCCCGCCGGCACGGCGGTTTCATGGCGTTCATCGAGGATCCGGACGGCTACGAGATCGAGCTGCTTTCGGAGGCCTGA
- a CDS encoding deoxyribodipyrimidine photolyase: protein MSVPVLAERLRPLNAAPPCPERAYVLYWMVAYRRLGWNLALQRAVELANQFQVPLVILETMRVGHHLMNDRMHRFVLDGMADQAAALAGRPGVVYRAHVELRPGEQDGLLECLAQDACAVVTDDWPGFFVPALQAAAAQRLPVRVEAVDGNGLMPLSASPSPFPTAHGFRRHLHKTLPGLLPRDRFPSAAPLEALRATVRPDLQARLEAWPEPSPALLEGTPGWAEAIAIDHTVGPVPGVRGGEQAGRLLLRRFVSERLARYQEDRNEPGLAGSSGLSPYLHFGHIGAHEAIAEVWQSEAWTPERLAPKPTGAKAGWWGLSEPAEAFLDELITWREVGLNVAHTLPSHDRYESLPAWARATLAKHAGDPRPHCYNRARLEAAATHDPIWNAAQRQLLREGRIHNYMRMLWGKKVLEWSASPQEALETLLELNDRWALDGRDPNSVSGVFWCLGRFDRAWGPERPIFGTIRYMSSDNTARKLDLKPYLARYGR, encoded by the coding sequence ATGTCCGTCCCCGTCTTGGCCGAGCGCCTGCGCCCCCTGAATGCCGCCCCCCCTTGTCCGGAGCGTGCTTACGTCCTCTACTGGATGGTCGCCTACCGCCGCCTCGGCTGGAACCTGGCGCTGCAGCGAGCGGTGGAACTGGCCAACCAGTTTCAAGTGCCACTGGTGATCCTGGAAACCATGCGGGTGGGGCACCACCTGATGAACGATCGGATGCACCGCTTCGTGCTGGATGGCATGGCGGACCAGGCCGCCGCCCTCGCGGGGCGCCCAGGGGTGGTATACCGGGCCCACGTGGAGTTGCGACCTGGGGAGCAGGACGGCTTGCTCGAGTGCCTGGCCCAGGACGCCTGCGCGGTGGTGACGGATGATTGGCCGGGGTTCTTCGTGCCCGCCTTGCAGGCGGCCGCCGCCCAGCGCCTGCCGGTGCGGGTGGAAGCCGTGGATGGGAATGGCTTGATGCCGCTGTCCGCCTCACCGTCGCCCTTCCCCACCGCCCACGGCTTCCGTCGCCACCTGCACAAGACCCTACCGGGCCTGTTGCCGCGCGATCGTTTTCCGAGCGCCGCCCCGCTGGAGGCGTTGCGGGCCACCGTGCGTCCTGACCTGCAGGCTCGGCTGGAGGCCTGGCCCGAACCCTCCCCGGCCCTGCTGGAAGGCACGCCCGGCTGGGCCGAAGCCATCGCGATCGACCATACCGTCGGGCCCGTGCCGGGGGTTCGAGGGGGAGAACAGGCCGGGCGCCTGCTGTTGCGTCGGTTCGTGAGTGAACGACTGGCTCGCTATCAGGAGGATCGGAACGAACCAGGGCTGGCAGGAAGTAGCGGGCTATCACCCTATCTCCACTTCGGCCATATCGGCGCCCACGAGGCGATCGCCGAAGTCTGGCAGTCGGAGGCCTGGACGCCTGAGCGCCTGGCTCCCAAGCCCACGGGGGCCAAGGCTGGCTGGTGGGGGCTGTCTGAGCCGGCAGAGGCTTTTCTGGATGAACTCATCACCTGGCGAGAAGTCGGCCTGAACGTGGCTCACACCCTACCGAGCCACGATCGCTATGAGAGCTTGCCGGCCTGGGCCCGCGCCACCCTCGCGAAACACGCGGGGGACCCCCGCCCCCACTGTTACAACCGCGCCAGGCTCGAAGCGGCCGCGACCCACGATCCCATCTGGAACGCCGCGCAGCGACAACTGTTGCGTGAAGGACGGATCCATAACTACATGCGCATGCTATGGGGCAAGAAGGTGCTGGAATGGTCGGCCAGCCCGCAGGAAGCCCTGGAGACCTTGCTGGAATTGAACGACCGCTGGGCCCTCGACGGTCGGGACCCCAACAGCGTCAGTGGCGTTTTCTGGTGCCTGGGGCGCTTCGACCGCGCCTGGGGACCGGAGCGCCCCATTTTCGGTACGATCCGCTACATGAGCTCTGACAACACCGCCCGCAAGTTGGACCTGAAGCCCTATCTGGCCCGCTACGGACGTTGA